From the Desulfovibrio sp. JY genome, one window contains:
- a CDS encoding PBS lyase has protein sequence MTQRYVVVLPEPMDRAGCRSPSLVERLQGMCGRERLFFPALGVSPARLAGVLLESRGQPGRVTVNGRPANILWRRGRRMLLAPGPFCRYENQVSVSRGAGDVALYPVVDATGDIAALGLAPGRAWRLQTLEGQDAGPAPASAPTSACGGEVLSGLVRGLAAMVAGNGDVWSFYDLAEKTFRLAGWRWDTGLVLEALAAAARHRIVKGVDSVARVVADRLMASRLTHPDCLGGFPEWTDLRYGTSPHGVGRWVVPFNAAFIAVGLQRLGEHCDAPAYSLAARESLRLAAAKGLTAAGGVAGYYFEQARRWQYVGQINDSGVLGRGLALFPGEAWAAEAAGRSCAYILDKAVRPDGHIGRAWWDPVGAFPPGPPLFPEWKRHPGRVVAKVFLRGQAWVLMGLTGALRLGAAGRLGQAARRLVDFIVDAQCDDGSWLYSRNQPALGSCAKTTAALALALAEWSHTTGETWPLAAARRALGFLEASRQPRDVPPALAGMPVDTSAEGCIIYFRDRPVVCAYTAALELLARLALEETP, from the coding sequence ATGACGCAGCGATACGTTGTCGTGCTGCCCGAGCCGATGGACCGGGCCGGTTGCCGCAGCCCCTCCCTGGTGGAGCGATTGCAGGGCATGTGCGGTCGGGAGCGCCTGTTTTTTCCCGCCCTTGGCGTGTCGCCGGCCCGGCTGGCCGGGGTGCTGCTGGAGAGTCGGGGACAGCCAGGGCGGGTCACGGTCAACGGACGGCCCGCCAATATCCTGTGGCGTCGTGGGCGGCGCATGCTGCTCGCTCCCGGTCCCTTCTGCCGCTACGAAAATCAGGTCTCTGTCAGCCGGGGGGCCGGCGACGTGGCGCTGTACCCGGTGGTGGACGCGACCGGGGATATCGCGGCGCTGGGCCTTGCGCCGGGTCGCGCCTGGCGTCTGCAAACCCTGGAAGGCCAGGATGCGGGACCGGCTCCGGCGTCGGCCCCAACCAGCGCATGCGGCGGCGAGGTGCTTTCGGGCCTTGTTCGGGGCCTTGCGGCCATGGTCGCCGGCAATGGGGATGTCTGGTCCTTTTACGACCTGGCCGAAAAGACGTTCCGGCTGGCCGGCTGGCGTTGGGATACGGGCCTTGTGCTGGAGGCCCTGGCGGCTGCCGCCCGGCATCGCATTGTAAAGGGCGTCGACAGCGTGGCCAGGGTGGTGGCGGATCGGTTGATGGCCTCTCGCCTGACGCATCCGGACTGTCTGGGCGGATTCCCGGAATGGACGGACTTGCGCTACGGCACGTCGCCGCATGGGGTCGGCCGGTGGGTCGTCCCGTTTAACGCGGCGTTTATCGCCGTCGGCCTGCAGCGTCTGGGCGAGCACTGCGACGCCCCGGCGTATTCCCTGGCCGCCAGGGAGAGCCTGCGGTTGGCGGCCGCCAAGGGACTGACGGCCGCGGGCGGCGTGGCCGGCTATTATTTCGAGCAGGCCCGCCGCTGGCAATACGTGGGGCAGATAAACGATTCCGGCGTCCTCGGTCGCGGCCTGGCCCTTTTCCCCGGGGAGGCCTGGGCGGCCGAGGCGGCCGGCCGGTCCTGTGCGTATATCCTGGACAAGGCGGTCCGGCCCGATGGCCATATCGGCCGGGCCTGGTGGGACCCGGTCGGGGCCTTTCCCCCGGGGCCGCCCCTTTTCCCGGAGTGGAAGCGCCATCCCGGTCGGGTGGTGGCCAAGGTGTTCTTGCGCGGTCAGGCCTGGGTGCTCATGGGCCTGACCGGCGCCTTGCGGCTGGGAGCGGCGGGCCGGCTGGGGCAGGCGGCGCGCCGGCTCGTGGATTTCATCGTGGACGCCCAATGCGACGACGGCTCTTGGCTCTACAGCCGCAATCAGCCCGCCCTCGGCTCCTGCGCCAAGACGACCGCCGCCCTGGCCCTGGCCCTGGCGGAATGGTCCCATACGACGGGGGAAACCTGGCCCCTTGCGGCGGCGCGCCGGGCGCTTGGCTTCCTGGAGGCCAGCCGCCAGCCCCGGGACGTGCCGCCTGCGTTGGCAGGGATGCCCGTCGACACCTCGGCCGAGGGCTGCATCATCTATTTTCGCGACAGGCCGGTGGTGTGCGCCTACACGGCGGCCCTGGAGCTTTTGGCCCGGCTGGCCCTGGAGGAAACGCCGTGA
- a CDS encoding glycosyltransferase gives MRILVCCADWGVPLCGSAGSSVHLRALAKALSGLGHEVRLVVSNADGDVLPPLPVDVVAPARVWPAVHGCIERLRGREGGLTALSIPTRTFAGPVPAAPAGCGARIFCREPVAVRSWKTRLYYNTLPWLADRAQECVSHPVRFGRAVSRIMADFRPDAVYERYALCQTGVARALRPALSGRVPHLLEVNAALSRERFDGVAGAGVLGRWSALVERRLWRGADRVVCVSEKLRSQAVSAGVEPARVLVMPNGVDLEAFSPDRPKGRLRKRLGLGPETRLIGWLGALSPGRGAEAFVRLLARALPRIGQAMGVVIGGGPLEGDCRRLAAALGIADRVAFTGPVAHERVPDFLVDLDIAVACYPKRGDFYFSPMKVAEYLACGLPVVAGRTGHKPELVADGENGLLVEPDDADAWGRALAAVCRDAALRARLGRAARQSALAGPTWRGNAERVVREIGRCRQGASPGGRARP, from the coding sequence ATGAGAATCCTTGTGTGCTGTGCCGATTGGGGCGTGCCCCTTTGCGGAAGCGCCGGCTCTTCCGTGCATCTGCGCGCGCTGGCCAAGGCCCTGTCCGGTTTGGGCCACGAGGTGCGGCTTGTGGTCAGCAATGCCGACGGCGACGTCCTACCGCCCCTGCCGGTGGACGTCGTTGCCCCGGCGCGGGTCTGGCCGGCGGTGCACGGCTGCATCGAGCGCCTCCGGGGCCGGGAAGGGGGCCTCACGGCCCTGTCGATCCCCACCAGGACCTTCGCCGGGCCGGTTCCCGCCGCGCCGGCGGGATGCGGGGCGCGGATCTTCTGCCGCGAGCCCGTGGCCGTGCGTTCCTGGAAGACGCGCCTTTACTACAACACATTGCCCTGGCTGGCCGACCGGGCCCAGGAATGCGTTTCCCATCCTGTCCGCTTTGGCCGGGCCGTGTCCCGAATCATGGCCGATTTCAGGCCCGACGCCGTCTACGAACGCTACGCCCTGTGCCAGACGGGCGTAGCGCGGGCGCTGCGCCCGGCCTTAAGCGGGCGGGTGCCGCATCTTCTGGAAGTCAATGCCGCCTTGTCCAGGGAGCGGTTTGACGGCGTGGCGGGCGCCGGAGTCCTGGGCCGGTGGTCCGCGCTGGTGGAAAGGCGGTTGTGGCGCGGGGCCGACCGGGTCGTGTGCGTCTCCGAAAAACTGCGCAGCCAGGCCGTTTCGGCCGGGGTCGAGCCGGCCCGGGTGTTGGTCATGCCAAACGGCGTGGACCTGGAGGCGTTCTCTCCGGATCGTCCCAAGGGGCGGCTGCGCAAGCGGCTTGGCCTCGGGCCGGAAACACGTCTTATCGGCTGGCTTGGCGCGCTGTCCCCCGGCCGGGGAGCGGAGGCGTTTGTCCGCCTGCTGGCCCGGGCGCTGCCCCGGATCGGGCAGGCCATGGGCGTGGTCATCGGCGGCGGCCCGCTGGAAGGGGACTGTCGCCGGCTGGCGGCCGCGCTGGGCATCGCCGACCGGGTGGCCTTCACCGGCCCGGTCGCGCACGAACGGGTCCCCGATTTTCTGGTGGATCTGGACATTGCCGTGGCCTGTTATCCCAAACGCGGGGATTTCTACTTTTCGCCCATGAAGGTGGCCGAATACCTGGCCTGCGGATTGCCCGTGGTCGCCGGGCGCACGGGGCATAAGCCCGAGCTGGTCGCTGACGGCGAAAACGGCCTGCTGGTGGAGCCGGACGATGCCGACGCCTGGGGGCGGGCCTTGGCCGCAGTTTGCCGCGATGCCGCCCTGCGCGCCCGCCTTGGCCGCGCGGCCAGGCAGTCGGCTCTGGCCGGTCCCACCTGGCGCGGCAATGCCGAACGCGTGGTCCGGGAAATCGGGCGTTGTCGGCAGGGCGCATCGCCGGGGGGGAGGGCGCGGCCATGA
- a CDS encoding glycosyltransferase family 4 protein: MTTHASPPRIGYLLRTFPVLSETFVAGEIRALAALTGHGPVVAALYRPGPGQGGGWRPGRADALLYWRDIDKRHVRGLVRAHARFLAGAPVRAVSCLARSKAPSLPLRDRIKVPVLADFFVRHGVTHIHSHFGWEQVEMLAHLHRLTGLPYSLTLHAVDIFVDPAGLAARLSGAAFVATISRYNKALLVERLGLPAQKVHIVHCGVDLPAFPVCPVSPGPVPRLVSIGRMVPKKGFEILLRALALLRTKGFAFEAECVGDGPLATQLERYAAGLGLSGAVRFTGALEPDEARARLRRADCFVLACRQGPDGDMDGIPVALMEAMALGRPVVSTRLSGIPELVEAECGLLAEPDDPFSLVDRLQRIFTDTELAARLARGGRRRVEQAFTLEGQARRILALAGGGATEGRA; this comes from the coding sequence ATGACGACGCACGCCTCCCCCCCCCGCATCGGCTACCTCCTGCGGACGTTTCCCGTGCTCTCGGAAACCTTCGTGGCCGGCGAGATTCGCGCCCTGGCCGCCTTGACGGGGCATGGGCCGGTGGTGGCGGCCCTGTATCGTCCCGGACCGGGGCAGGGGGGTGGTTGGCGGCCTGGCCGCGCGGATGCGTTGCTCTATTGGCGCGATATCGACAAACGCCATGTGCGGGGGCTCGTCCGGGCCCACGCCCGGTTCCTGGCCGGCGCGCCGGTTCGGGCCGTTTCCTGTCTGGCTCGGTCCAAGGCCCCGTCGCTTCCCCTCAGGGACCGGATCAAGGTTCCGGTGCTGGCGGACTTTTTCGTCCGGCACGGCGTGACCCATATCCATAGCCATTTTGGCTGGGAACAGGTGGAGATGCTTGCCCACCTGCACCGGCTGACCGGCCTGCCCTACAGCCTGACCCTGCATGCCGTCGACATCTTCGTGGACCCGGCCGGGCTGGCCGCACGATTGTCCGGGGCGGCCTTCGTGGCCACCATCAGCCGCTACAACAAGGCCTTGCTGGTCGAGCGATTGGGGCTGCCGGCGCAAAAAGTCCATATCGTGCATTGCGGTGTGGATTTGCCGGCATTCCCTGTTTGTCCCGTCTCGCCGGGGCCGGTGCCGCGGCTGGTGTCCATCGGCCGGATGGTGCCGAAAAAAGGGTTTGAAATCCTGCTGCGGGCCCTGGCCCTGCTCCGTACCAAGGGCTTTGCCTTCGAGGCGGAATGCGTGGGCGACGGGCCGCTGGCCACCCAGCTCGAGCGCTATGCCGCCGGCCTGGGGCTTTCCGGGGCGGTACGCTTTACCGGGGCCCTGGAGCCGGACGAGGCCAGAGCCCGGTTGCGGCGGGCCGATTGCTTCGTCCTGGCCTGCCGCCAGGGACCGGATGGGGATATGGACGGCATCCCGGTGGCCCTCATGGAGGCCATGGCCCTGGGGCGGCCCGTGGTCTCCACGCGCTTAAGCGGCATCCCGGAGTTGGTGGAAGCGGAATGCGGCCTGCTGGCCGAACCCGACGATCCGTTCTCCCTGGTCGACAGACTGCAGCGGATTTTTACGGACACGGAACTGGCGGCGCGCCTGGCCCGGGGCGGGCGGCGGCGGGTCGAGCAGGCCTTTACCCTGGAGGGGCAGGCCCGGCGGATTCTGGCCCTGGCCGGCGGTGGCGCGACGGAGGGGCGGGCATGA
- a CDS encoding glycosyltransferase has product MDMKISVVIPLYNRERYIRSCVESVLRQTFPVHEIIVIDDGSRDNGGEALRDYVEQKSVRYFYQENQGISRARNAGVAVATGDHIAFLDSDDLWLPAKLEKQVAFLRRHNHIEFVHNDADLIDGQGNIVADVSCFRFYVQGRCFEEVLHYCGINTSSVLVSKRLLDAVGLFDPRLQGSEDYEFFMRSAARYEIGFVNEKLTLYRRHAEGASADRINILIQAIKAVDVFCENTNADKKMIAVATRQKGKLYFRIAQRLFFEFSRKSAARSNLFLALRHRYFSSEMLPLLLEVLFPNEALKTLRWYRRKLATALKRT; this is encoded by the coding sequence ATGGACATGAAGATATCGGTTGTCATCCCTTTGTACAACAGGGAAAGATACATACGATCCTGTGTGGAGAGTGTGTTGCGACAGACGTTTCCTGTCCATGAAATCATCGTCATCGACGACGGCTCCCGGGATAACGGCGGCGAAGCTCTACGTGACTATGTGGAACAGAAATCCGTTCGGTATTTTTACCAGGAAAACCAAGGAATTTCCCGGGCCAGGAATGCCGGCGTGGCTGTGGCGACCGGCGACCATATCGCCTTTCTCGACTCCGACGATCTGTGGCTGCCGGCAAAACTCGAAAAGCAGGTCGCCTTTCTGCGCCGGCATAACCACATCGAGTTCGTGCACAATGACGCCGACCTTATCGATGGGCAGGGCAACATTGTCGCCGATGTTTCATGTTTCCGTTTTTATGTGCAAGGGCGATGTTTTGAAGAAGTCTTGCATTACTGCGGCATCAATACCTCTTCGGTCCTGGTCTCCAAACGCCTTCTCGACGCTGTCGGCCTTTTCGACCCGCGCTTGCAGGGGTCCGAGGACTACGAATTTTTCATGCGTAGCGCCGCACGCTACGAGATCGGCTTTGTCAATGAAAAGCTGACGCTGTATCGCAGGCATGCCGAGGGCGCTTCGGCCGATCGCATCAATATCCTCATCCAGGCGATCAAAGCGGTAGATGTCTTTTGCGAGAATACGAACGCCGACAAAAAAATGATTGCTGTTGCGACACGGCAGAAGGGGAAACTGTATTTCCGCATAGCGCAACGATTGTTTTTCGAGTTTTCACGAAAATCCGCGGCGCGCAGCAATCTTTTTCTTGCTTTGCGGCATCGCTATTTTTCTTCCGAAATGTTGCCCTTGCTCCTTGAAGTGCTTTTCCCCAATGAAGCGCTCAAGACGCTTCGCTGGTACAGAAGAAAACTCGCAACCGCCCTGAAACGCACATGA
- a CDS encoding ABC transporter ATP-binding protein: MAVIEVTAMTKEFRLGQISTLKQSLRNLLCRVTGRPTEKNGRFNALADIDFSVATGEVVGIIGSNGAGKSTLLKILSGITAPTTGTVRVKGRVAPLIEVGAGLHHELTGRENIYLNASILGVPRRTIEKLVDPILEFAEIKPFADTPVKKYSSGMKVRLGFAIATNIEADILIVDEVLAVGDIAFQRKCFDRIEDLIVKQKKTVLLVSHNIRQVQRICSRVLLFQCGRIIADGPTQDVCRLFFEQSDKIIYDRNVSRWGTFQTVDGFELVSLDMTNGRGQPVTRLRSNTPVEIRIRYRNEHPMLRPKFGIGVHTSDFLYLTTYDSRHEIEMDVVPPGEHEAICHIARLPFTPGIYSLRLGVSSGLLEKNIFYGENLLNFQVEGEECFRNVVGSEGFIMLDATWRQLS; this comes from the coding sequence ATGGCTGTAATAGAAGTCACTGCAATGACGAAGGAATTCCGATTGGGACAGATTTCCACCCTCAAGCAGAGTCTGCGCAATCTGCTGTGCAGGGTCACGGGGCGGCCGACGGAAAAAAACGGGCGCTTCAACGCGCTGGCCGATATCGATTTTTCCGTCGCAACCGGCGAGGTCGTGGGAATCATCGGTTCCAACGGCGCGGGCAAATCCACCCTGCTCAAGATCTTATCGGGCATCACCGCGCCGACGACGGGCACGGTCCGGGTTAAGGGGCGGGTGGCCCCGCTGATCGAGGTCGGAGCCGGGCTGCACCATGAGCTTACCGGCCGCGAGAACATCTACCTCAACGCCTCCATCCTGGGCGTCCCCCGCCGGACCATCGAAAAGCTGGTGGACCCTATTTTGGAGTTCGCCGAAATCAAGCCTTTCGCCGACACGCCGGTGAAAAAATACAGCTCGGGCATGAAGGTCCGCTTGGGATTCGCCATTGCCACCAATATCGAGGCCGACATTCTCATTGTCGACGAGGTGCTGGCCGTGGGCGACATCGCCTTTCAGCGGAAATGTTTCGACAGGATCGAAGACCTTATCGTCAAACAGAAAAAGACCGTCCTGCTCGTCAGCCACAATATCCGGCAGGTGCAGCGCATCTGCTCCAGGGTGTTGCTGTTTCAGTGCGGCAGAATCATTGCCGATGGTCCCACACAGGACGTCTGTCGCCTCTTTTTCGAACAAAGCGACAAGATCATTTACGACAGGAACGTCTCCAGATGGGGCACGTTTCAAACAGTGGACGGTTTTGAACTGGTGTCGCTTGATATGACAAACGGTCGCGGCCAGCCGGTCACGCGCCTGCGCAGCAATACGCCGGTGGAAATACGCATCCGCTACCGCAACGAGCATCCCATGCTCCGGCCGAAATTCGGTATTGGCGTGCATACGTCGGACTTCTTGTACCTGACGACCTATGACAGCCGCCATGAGATAGAAATGGATGTTGTGCCGCCAGGGGAACACGAAGCCATCTGTCACATTGCCAGGCTGCCCTTTACCCCGGGAATCTATTCACTGCGCCTTGGCGTCAGCAGCGGGCTGCTCGAAAAAAACATCTTCTACGGCGAGAACCTGCTCAATTTCCAGGTGGAAGGGGAAGAATGCTTCCGCAATGTCGTCGGCTCCGAAGGCTTCATCATGCTTGACGCAACATGGCGGCAACTGTCCTAG
- a CDS encoding ABC transporter permease, producing the protein MLHLKTALRLWDYRELLTTLVWKEIVVRYKQAYFGLLWTVLKPVMLTLVFTLMRSFIGIDSGSVPYPVLTFAALIPWVFFQEGVGLGVNSIVNNAGLVKKIYFPREVFPLVSVLTKMVEFCIDMAVLWGLMTWYGLSLTGQVVWLPLLLVYLVLTSLSVNLIGAALNVFYRDISQLLPVAISLAMYASPIIYPLSLVKQVLLVSQSAGPHSHLLYFLYTLNPLVGIVDAFQNVLLHNRPPDMSVIWPGAMVVAVLLPISYEIFKRSEDAFADVI; encoded by the coding sequence ATGTTGCATTTGAAAACAGCTCTACGGCTCTGGGACTATAGGGAACTCCTGACGACCCTGGTCTGGAAGGAAATCGTGGTGCGTTACAAACAGGCCTACTTCGGGCTGCTGTGGACGGTGCTCAAGCCCGTCATGCTCACGCTGGTCTTTACGCTCATGCGGAGCTTCATCGGTATCGACAGCGGTTCCGTCCCCTATCCCGTGCTGACGTTCGCCGCCCTGATCCCCTGGGTCTTTTTCCAGGAAGGGGTCGGGCTTGGCGTCAACAGCATCGTGAACAACGCCGGGTTGGTGAAAAAGATCTATTTTCCCCGCGAAGTTTTTCCCCTGGTGTCGGTCCTGACCAAGATGGTGGAATTTTGCATCGATATGGCGGTGCTTTGGGGATTGATGACCTGGTACGGCCTGTCGCTGACCGGGCAGGTCGTCTGGCTGCCGCTGCTGCTCGTCTATCTGGTCCTGACCTCCTTGTCGGTGAACCTGATCGGCGCGGCGCTCAACGTCTTTTACCGCGACATCTCCCAACTGCTGCCCGTGGCCATTTCCCTGGCCATGTACGCCTCGCCCATCATCTATCCCCTGTCCCTGGTCAAACAGGTGCTTCTGGTCTCCCAATCCGCCGGCCCCCATTCGCACCTGCTTTATTTTCTTTACACCCTGAACCCGCTGGTCGGCATCGTGGACGCCTTTCAAAACGTGCTGCTCCACAACAGGCCGCCGGACATGTCCGTGATCTGGCCCGGAGCCATGGTCGTGGCCGTGCTTTTGCCCATCAGCTACGAAATCTTCAAACGTTCCGAGGATGCTTTCGCCGACGTGATTTAA
- a CDS encoding GNAT family N-acetyltransferase, which translates to MRIQVVGEAARAAWDAFLSRHPGATPYHRWAWMDAVQRAYGFAYAPLAAWRDGQAVGVLPLVRLRLPGLPGWLVSVPYGDLGGPLAEDAATEQALVDTALEQVRRLGAAGLELRRLGREPQGGSKVLVRRALPAGAPVLMRSFRSKLRSQINKPQRDGLRAQTGGPELLPVFYRVFCRNMRDLGSPVHALDWFRAVLGGFGDLARVTVVSLPDGFPAAAAIWLVQGRMAFNPWASSLREHNRANPNMLLYWSMLSRAAGEGVEDFDMGRSTPGGGTHRFKLQWGGREVGLSWERFAPSGRSQPPSGVTRPGKARKALAACWSRLPLPMANAAGPVMRRYISL; encoded by the coding sequence ATGCGCATCCAAGTTGTCGGCGAGGCCGCGCGCGCGGCCTGGGACGCGTTCCTGTCGCGTCATCCCGGGGCGACCCCGTATCACCGCTGGGCCTGGATGGACGCCGTCCAGCGCGCCTACGGCTTCGCTTATGCGCCGCTTGCGGCCTGGCGCGACGGCCAGGCGGTCGGCGTCCTGCCCCTTGTCCGCCTCCGCCTGCCAGGGCTCCCCGGCTGGCTCGTTTCCGTGCCGTACGGCGACCTTGGCGGCCCCTTGGCCGAGGATGCCGCCACGGAGCAGGCCCTGGTGGACACGGCGCTGGAGCAGGTCCGCCGTCTAGGGGCGGCCGGACTGGAGCTGCGCCGGCTGGGGCGCGAACCGCAGGGAGGCTCGAAAGTCCTTGTCCGCAGGGCGCTGCCCGCCGGCGCGCCGGTGCTCATGCGCTCCTTTCGCTCCAAGCTGCGCAGCCAGATCAACAAGCCCCAACGGGACGGCCTCAGGGCGCAAACCGGCGGTCCGGAGTTGTTGCCGGTCTTTTATCGGGTCTTTTGCCGCAACATGCGCGACCTCGGTTCCCCGGTTCATGCCCTGGACTGGTTCCGGGCAGTGCTTGGCGGCTTTGGTGACCTGGCCCGGGTGACCGTGGTCTCGCTGCCGGACGGTTTCCCGGCCGCCGCCGCCATCTGGCTGGTCCAGGGACGAATGGCCTTCAATCCCTGGGCCTCGTCCCTGCGCGAGCACAACCGGGCCAATCCCAACATGCTTCTTTACTGGTCCATGCTCTCCCGGGCCGCCGGCGAGGGGGTGGAGGATTTCGACATGGGCAGATCCACGCCGGGCGGCGGCACCCACCGTTTCAAACTCCAATGGGGCGGGCGGGAAGTCGGGCTTTCCTGGGAGCGCTTCGCCCCGTCCGGCCGGTCGCAGCCGCCTTCCGGCGTAACCCGGCCCGGCAAGGCGCGAAAGGCGCTGGCCGCCTGCTGGAGCCGGCTGCCCCTCCCCATGGCCAATGCGGCCGGACCCGTGATGCGCCGTTATATCTCGCTCTAA
- a CDS encoding TIGR03087 family PEP-CTERM/XrtA system glycosyltransferase: protein MLRESTVRPLRRVPDGRTDGAREILVLCHRIPYPPTKGDKIRSFHLVRHLARQGWRVHLGALVDDPADLAHREALRPYCASLAVERLPRWRKLRSPLGVFAGTSLSVACFRKRALQDYVDEVLASRPIAAAMAVSAPMAEYLRQSPGPLPSRMLLDLVDVDSEKWRDYAGRAAWPLAGLYALEARLLGRYERLVASLFEGVLLVSEAEASLFRRVSGVRGKARALSNGVDLDYFSPASGLAATIPGRLVFCGAMDYRPNIDAMIWCATTVLPRLRQALPETTLCIVGANPTPQVRALAALPGVRVTGAVADVRPFVAGAALSVAPLRLARGLQNKVLEAMAMGKPVLATPQAFEGIEAVAGRDLAVAPDEPEAFAAAALELLLDRKAAAAMGARARRRMEQRYAWAARLAPLETLLE from the coding sequence ATGTTGCGGGAAAGCACGGTACGACCCTTACGGCGCGTCCCTGATGGGCGCACGGACGGGGCGCGGGAAATCCTCGTGTTGTGCCACCGCATCCCCTATCCCCCGACCAAGGGCGACAAGATCCGGTCCTTCCATCTGGTGCGGCATCTGGCTCGGCAGGGCTGGCGCGTGCACCTCGGCGCGTTGGTGGATGATCCGGCCGATCTGGCCCACCGCGAGGCCTTGCGCCCGTACTGCGCCAGCCTTGCCGTGGAGCGGCTTCCCCGGTGGCGCAAGTTGCGGTCCCCCTTGGGGGTGTTCGCGGGAACGTCCCTTTCCGTGGCCTGTTTTCGCAAGCGCGCCTTGCAGGACTATGTGGATGAGGTCCTGGCCTCGCGGCCCATCGCGGCCGCGATGGCGGTCAGCGCGCCCATGGCCGAATACCTGCGCCAAAGTCCCGGGCCGTTGCCGTCGCGGATGCTGCTCGACCTGGTGGATGTGGATTCCGAGAAATGGCGCGATTATGCCGGCCGCGCCGCCTGGCCCCTTGCGGGGCTCTATGCCCTGGAGGCGCGGCTCCTTGGCCGCTACGAACGCCTCGTCGCGTCGCTTTTTGAGGGCGTGCTGTTGGTCTCGGAGGCGGAAGCCTCGCTTTTCCGTCGCGTCAGCGGGGTACGCGGCAAGGCCCGGGCGCTCTCCAACGGCGTGGACCTGGACTATTTTTCCCCGGCCAGCGGCCTGGCGGCGACCATTCCCGGCCGCCTGGTCTTCTGTGGGGCCATGGATTATCGGCCCAACATCGACGCCATGATCTGGTGCGCCACCACCGTCCTGCCGCGTCTGCGACAGGCTCTGCCGGAAACGACCCTGTGTATTGTGGGGGCCAACCCCACCCCCCAGGTACGGGCCCTGGCCGCGCTCCCCGGCGTGCGCGTCACGGGCGCCGTGGCCGACGTGCGGCCTTTCGTGGCCGGGGCGGCCTTGTCCGTGGCTCCCCTGCGTCTGGCCCGGGGGCTGCAAAACAAGGTGCTGGAGGCCATGGCCATGGGCAAGCCGGTCCTGGCCACGCCCCAGGCCTTTGAGGGGATCGAGGCCGTTGCCGGCCGGGATCTGGCCGTGGCCCCGGACGAGCCCGAGGCCTTCGCCGCCGCCGCCCTGGAATTGCTGCTGGACCGCAAGGCCGCGGCGGCCATGGGCGCGCGCGCCAGGCGGCGCATGGAACAACGCTACGCATGGGCGGCCCGGCTGGCACCGCTCGAAACCCTGTTGGAGTAG
- a CDS encoding NAD-dependent epimerase/dehydratase family protein has product MTYAINQTCVVTGCAGNVGSNLTKRLLRNGHRVIGIDNFFSGSLENMTEFMQHPAFEFHNESITDTDFIDRLITQHAPLTAIFHLAAIISVPYSMDHAIETMNVNHEASLFLHAKARQNQCRTFVFAGSAAEYGKPLFRPALETDAGDPPSPYGLSKFLVSQAIEQSGYGCSLRFFNIYGPTRAKAGPYDGVVRKFLERAQEGLPPIIHGNGLQLRDFLFLGDALRALMTAAGFMRRKPLSGIYNVGTGHGVNINTLAELTARLLRIPHAPKYVEARRGDIVCSVAENSKLLRHTGWVPQTRIKEGLALTVTGMRELAAPTEEETPIAL; this is encoded by the coding sequence ATGACATACGCTATCAATCAAACATGTGTCGTCACTGGCTGCGCCGGAAATGTTGGATCGAACCTGACCAAAAGACTTTTGCGAAATGGGCACCGCGTCATCGGCATCGACAATTTCTTTTCCGGCTCATTGGAGAACATGACGGAATTCATGCAGCACCCCGCCTTTGAATTCCACAACGAATCCATAACGGACACGGATTTTATCGACAGGCTCATCACACAACATGCACCGTTAACCGCCATCTTTCATTTGGCGGCCATCATCAGCGTCCCCTATTCCATGGACCACGCCATCGAGACCATGAACGTCAACCACGAGGCCTCCCTTTTCCTGCATGCCAAGGCCAGACAAAACCAATGCCGGACGTTCGTCTTCGCCGGTTCCGCCGCCGAATACGGCAAGCCCCTCTTCCGGCCTGCCCTTGAAACGGACGCCGGTGATCCCCCAAGCCCCTACGGATTATCCAAGTTTCTGGTTTCCCAGGCCATCGAGCAATCCGGCTATGGATGCTCCCTGCGCTTTTTCAACATCTACGGCCCCACCCGGGCCAAGGCCGGCCCCTACGATGGCGTCGTGCGCAAGTTTCTGGAAAGGGCCCAGGAGGGACTCCCGCCGATCATCCATGGCAATGGCTTGCAGCTTCGGGATTTTCTTTTTCTGGGAGACGCCCTGCGGGCCTTGATGACGGCTGCGGGGTTCATGCGGCGAAAGCCGCTTTCCGGCATTTACAACGTGGGCACCGGCCACGGGGTGAACATCAACACCCTGGCCGAACTGACGGCGCGCCTGCTCAGGATTCCCCACGCCCCAAAATACGTCGAAGCGCGTCGGGGGGATATCGTCTGTTCGGTGGCGGAAAACTCCAAGCTCCTGCGCCATACGGGCTGGGTGCCGCAAACACGTATCAAAGAAGGATTGGCGCTGACCGTGACCGGCATGCGGGAGCTGGCCGCCCCGACCGAGGAGGAAACCCCGATCGCCCTGTAA